A part of Candidatus Electrothrix aestuarii genomic DNA contains:
- a CDS encoding ABC transporter ATP-binding protein, translating to MTEQSNNPILEVQDLTMDFGGIRALDKLNIRVRQGEIAALIGPNGAGKTTFFNCLTGIYKPTSGNLFLTPPGRRRKRLNGLKPNQVTEQGLARTFQNIRLFPDMSVLENVMIGCHCRTKARVLGAIFRDKGTQKEEKEVIARSYSLLEKIDLAELADEFAKNLPYGAQRRLEIARALATDPSLLLLDEPAAGMNPQETVELDELITEIRDDGISILLIEHDMKLVMSLSDHIFVMDYGKKIAEGTPNEVRNNPEVIKAYLGEDMEEIHDI from the coding sequence ATGACCGAGCAAAGTAACAATCCTATCCTCGAAGTGCAGGATCTCACGATGGACTTCGGTGGCATCAGGGCTTTGGACAAACTCAATATCCGGGTTCGGCAAGGGGAAATCGCCGCCCTGATTGGCCCAAACGGCGCAGGCAAGACCACCTTTTTCAACTGCCTGACCGGGATTTACAAACCAACCTCTGGCAATCTTTTTCTGACACCACCGGGCCGCCGCCGCAAACGACTCAACGGCTTAAAGCCTAATCAGGTGACGGAACAGGGACTGGCGCGGACCTTTCAGAACATCCGCCTCTTCCCGGACATGAGCGTTCTGGAAAACGTCATGATTGGTTGCCATTGCCGCACCAAGGCCAGGGTATTAGGTGCGATCTTTCGCGACAAAGGCACACAGAAGGAAGAAAAAGAGGTCATTGCCCGCTCCTACAGCCTGCTGGAGAAAATCGATTTGGCTGAACTGGCTGATGAATTCGCAAAAAACCTCCCCTATGGCGCCCAGCGCAGACTGGAGATAGCCAGAGCACTGGCAACCGACCCGTCCCTGCTCCTCCTTGATGAGCCCGCAGCCGGAATGAACCCCCAGGAGACCGTAGAACTTGATGAACTTATCACCGAAATCCGAGATGACGGCATCTCTATCCTGCTCATTGAGCACGATATGAAACTGGTGATGAGCCTATCCGACCATATTTTTGTCATGGACTACGGCAAGAAAATCGCGGAAGGTACGCCGAACGAGGTCCGCAATAATCCAGAGGTGATTAAGGCCTATCTCGGGGAAGACATGGAAGAAATTCATGATATATAA
- a CDS encoding ParA family protein — MAKVVGFISEKGGVGKTTACYHLAVALQRYHYKKILVVDTDYQRGGITCRFVPSMLESFRTGRIEGGSTLFDKYQQLYSDTIFNATVKLLPVFENNIDLLPADPRLSQVAVEKMPASNNIKENNRRLYKHLSVLRDVLSQFYTKFDYILIDSHPELSDLLRSVVFACDYCVSPVKLDLQSTIGVPSAMQCIQEVNEDMNMIQSALDEIPKYQPTFFAGAIGMMAREWGGILKSTERTEFLRLQRTGEVFDTYITEGDGLRQAAENRCPVYDISGPNADKQSGQFKNLTEEFLKRCP; from the coding sequence ATGGCTAAGGTCGTTGGATTCATAAGTGAAAAGGGAGGAGTGGGCAAAACAACAGCATGTTACCATCTTGCCGTTGCTCTGCAACGATATCATTATAAAAAAATATTAGTTGTCGATACAGACTATCAACGCGGAGGTATCACATGTCGCTTTGTACCGTCTATGCTTGAAAGTTTTCGGACGGGACGAATTGAAGGGGGATCGACACTTTTTGATAAGTATCAACAGTTGTATTCTGACACGATTTTTAATGCAACTGTCAAATTGTTGCCAGTTTTCGAAAATAATATTGATCTACTTCCTGCTGACCCTCGTCTATCCCAAGTTGCTGTCGAAAAAATGCCAGCTTCGAATAACATCAAAGAAAATAATCGACGATTGTATAAACATCTTTCGGTATTACGCGATGTGCTGTCTCAGTTTTATACAAAATTTGATTATATTCTTATAGATTCTCACCCTGAATTGTCTGACCTTCTAAGATCGGTAGTGTTTGCTTGTGATTACTGTGTATCTCCAGTAAAGCTTGATCTTCAAAGCACTATCGGTGTGCCCTCTGCGATGCAATGTATTCAGGAGGTTAATGAGGATATGAATATGATTCAGTCGGCATTAGATGAAATCCCAAAATACCAGCCCACATTTTTTGCAGGGGCAATAGGAATGATGGCTAGAGAATGGGGCGGAATACTTAAATCAACAGAGCGCACAGAGTTCCTTCGTCTTCAGCGTACAGGAGAAGTATTCGACACCTATATAACAGAAGGAGACGGACTGAGGCAGGCTGCTGAAAATCGTTGTCCTGTGTATGATATCAGTGGTCCTAACGCTGACAAGCAGTCTGGCCAATTTAAGAATCTCACAGAAGAGTTTCTCAAGAGGTGTCCGTAA
- the livM gene encoding high-affinity branched-chain amino acid ABC transporter permease LivM produces MNKIPAINHLKRAFFVALWFSFLTFPILVIKVNPYEETVAWRWKNMLYVALGSFVLYLTRQAFLTIKIAQGEKKKARPSSGHKVTNWQHILFNNPKVFLPILGVLLAVLSAFPFLLSTYQINIMITALMYVVLGLGLNIVVGVAGLLDLGYVAFYAVGAYSYALLNLHFGIGFWTALPIGGLMAACFGILLGFPVLRLRGDYLAIVTLGFGEIIRLVLENWTDFSHGPSGIAGVPRPGFFGMEMSLDQSINYLYYLMIGMVIFTVFMVNRLQNSRIGRAWFALREDEIACQAMGIDKTKTKLTAFALGAFWAGMVGVIFAAKTTFVNPSSFTFLESAIILCIVVLGGMGSIIGVIIAALVLMLLPEYLRAFADYRMLVFGATLVVMMVFRPKGLISTVRRTYKRENA; encoded by the coding sequence ATGAACAAGATACCCGCAATCAATCATCTCAAAAGAGCCTTCTTCGTCGCCCTCTGGTTCAGTTTCCTTACCTTTCCCATTCTGGTGATCAAGGTCAATCCCTACGAGGAAACTGTCGCTTGGCGCTGGAAAAATATGCTCTACGTGGCCTTAGGAAGTTTCGTTCTCTACCTCACCAGGCAAGCGTTTTTGACGATAAAAATCGCACAAGGAGAAAAGAAAAAAGCACGCCCCTCTTCAGGACACAAAGTAACAAACTGGCAGCATATCTTATTCAATAATCCCAAAGTATTTCTTCCAATCCTGGGAGTACTTCTGGCAGTGCTCTCAGCCTTTCCGTTTCTTCTTTCGACCTACCAGATCAACATTATGATCACAGCCCTGATGTATGTGGTCTTGGGATTAGGGCTGAACATCGTTGTTGGGGTGGCGGGCCTGCTGGATCTTGGCTACGTGGCCTTTTATGCGGTTGGCGCTTACTCCTATGCCCTGCTCAATCTTCATTTTGGAATCGGCTTCTGGACAGCCCTCCCTATCGGAGGATTAATGGCTGCCTGTTTCGGTATCCTGCTCGGCTTTCCGGTCCTGCGCCTACGAGGTGATTACCTGGCTATTGTCACCTTAGGGTTCGGGGAAATCATCCGCTTGGTGCTGGAAAACTGGACCGATTTTTCCCACGGCCCCAGCGGCATCGCCGGTGTACCCCGGCCTGGATTTTTCGGCATGGAAATGTCCCTGGATCAGTCTATCAATTATCTCTATTACCTGATGATAGGGATGGTGATTTTCACGGTATTCATGGTTAACCGCCTGCAAAACTCACGAATCGGGCGGGCATGGTTTGCCCTGCGCGAGGATGAGATCGCCTGTCAGGCTATGGGTATCGATAAGACCAAGACCAAACTCACCGCCTTTGCCCTGGGTGCTTTCTGGGCTGGCATGGTTGGGGTAATCTTTGCCGCAAAAACCACCTTTGTGAACCCTTCTTCCTTTACCTTTCTTGAATCCGCTATTATCCTCTGCATCGTCGTGCTGGGCGGGATGGGCTCCATCATCGGGGTGATTATCGCAGCCTTGGTCCTGATGCTGCTGCCGGAATACCTGCGGGCCTTTGCCGATTACCGGATGCTGGTCTTCGGTGCAACCCTCGTCGTCATGATGGTCTTCCGACCCAAGGGGCTGATCTCCACTGTGCGGCGGACGTACAAAAGAGAGAACGCATAG
- the crcB gene encoding fluoride efflux transporter CrcB — MESLLKLSLIGAGGFTGAVLRFLVSSWVQGRSGSIIFPFGTLSVNMLGCLLIGFLTALVEMKSMFSPETRSFLLIGLLGAFTTFSTFGNETLNLIRESRMELALLNAGGQIIFGVFLVWVGRLLAGLL, encoded by the coding sequence ATGGAATCTCTACTTAAGCTTTCTCTTATCGGGGCTGGTGGTTTCACAGGGGCTGTTCTGCGTTTTTTGGTCAGCTCCTGGGTTCAGGGCCGATCCGGCTCCATTATTTTTCCCTTTGGCACCTTGAGCGTCAACATGCTCGGCTGCTTGCTGATAGGTTTTTTAACCGCCTTAGTGGAAATGAAGTCGATGTTCTCGCCCGAAACGCGAAGTTTTCTTCTTATCGGCCTCCTCGGAGCCTTTACCACCTTTTCTACCTTTGGGAATGAAACCCTGAATCTCATTCGGGAAAGCCGCATGGAATTAGCTCTCCTTAATGCAGGAGGGCAAATTATTTTTGGTGTCTTCCTGGTCTGGGTGGGACGGCTGCTTGCGGGCTTGCTTTAA
- a CDS encoding endonuclease/exonuclease/phosphatase family protein, whose translation MRFLLYNIRYGTGFGTRFHFPIPYAGYLKRSTENYRQITEFISRLAPDMLGLVEVDAGSFRTGYNCQAKSLARRLGYHHVIESKYRTGSLSRKVPVLAKQGNALLSKEPFIQHQFHFFRKGVKRLVIEAKTQNLTVFLVHLSLTYYNRQSQLQQLYELVKAAQGPVIVAGDFNIFWGAQELTLFLAATHLRSANAQGSPSHPSHIPTRQLDFILHSPELTVTNFFIPDVLLSDHAPLVCDFDS comes from the coding sequence TTGCGCTTCTTACTTTATAATATTCGCTATGGAACCGGCTTCGGCACCCGATTTCACTTTCCGATTCCTTACGCAGGATACCTGAAGCGCTCAACAGAAAATTACCGCCAAATCACAGAATTTATCAGCCGGTTAGCCCCGGACATGCTTGGTCTCGTTGAGGTGGATGCAGGCTCCTTCCGGACGGGATATAATTGCCAAGCCAAATCCTTGGCCCGTCGCTTGGGCTATCACCATGTCATTGAATCAAAATACCGTACAGGTTCGCTTTCCCGCAAAGTCCCTGTTTTGGCCAAACAGGGAAATGCCCTCCTCAGCAAAGAACCATTTATCCAACATCAATTTCATTTTTTCAGGAAAGGGGTTAAACGCCTTGTTATTGAGGCCAAGACCCAAAATCTGACAGTCTTTCTGGTCCATCTTTCGCTGACCTATTACAACAGGCAAAGCCAACTTCAGCAACTCTACGAACTGGTCAAAGCAGCCCAAGGCCCGGTCATTGTTGCTGGAGACTTTAACATATTTTGGGGTGCCCAGGAGCTTACTCTTTTTCTCGCAGCCACCCATCTACGCAGCGCCAACGCTCAGGGGTCTCCCTCACACCCCAGCCACATCCCCACCCGCCAACTGGATTTTATCCTCCATAGCCCAGAACTCACGGTAACCAACTTCTTTATCCCTGACGTGCTTCTATCCGACCATGCTCCTTTAGTCTGTGACTTCGACTCTTGA
- the pcnB gene encoding polynucleotide adenylyltransferase PcnB, which translates to MNGITENDSQLIEEAEENERIVLSQEEHPILEKDIETEALKVLYRLRDAGYSGYLVGGGVRDLYLGNKPKDFDISTNARPGQLRKLFRNSRTIGRRFRLVQVFFKGNKIIEVSTLRSQSEFDSDEPDKVLPANNTFGTLEEDAFRRDLTINSLFYEIENKTVIDYVGGVKDLTDGIIRIVGEPEQRIIRDPVRMLRAIRHAARNGFSIEEKTFEAISNHVEKLDLCPTSRIRDELLKDLRSGASKAWAELALQTGVFSTLFPFYDALFQDKDVGGTVQEELLAMLRALDAIYLQGKEKGRVLLEDAFLFAILLFPWALRQFDLLNQDLKGAGYHRLSKAIRTELDTVFARRLNLKRAIKDKITTLFVNMSSLQKHRKNDTWPAWLRKKSYFQDCSRFYTLYQEAIAGETVTDLKQFIEESPKPAQEAQEAPPLLASVISAQTEDKRSGGGRRGNNPAFSTEKHGVFGLLKG; encoded by the coding sequence ATGAATGGCATCACTGAAAATGATTCGCAGTTGATTGAAGAAGCAGAAGAAAATGAGCGGATCGTTCTTTCTCAGGAAGAACACCCCATTCTTGAAAAGGATATTGAAACCGAGGCACTTAAGGTGCTCTACCGTTTACGAGATGCTGGCTATTCCGGGTATCTGGTCGGGGGCGGAGTACGAGATCTCTATCTTGGCAACAAGCCAAAAGATTTCGATATATCCACCAATGCCAGACCAGGACAATTGCGTAAGCTTTTCCGGAACTCAAGAACCATAGGGAGGCGTTTTCGCTTGGTTCAGGTCTTTTTTAAGGGAAATAAAATCATTGAGGTCTCCACCCTCCGTTCCCAAAGTGAGTTTGACAGCGATGAGCCGGACAAGGTACTGCCTGCAAATAACACCTTTGGTACTCTGGAAGAAGACGCCTTTCGCCGTGACCTCACTATCAATTCCCTCTTTTATGAAATTGAGAATAAGACAGTTATCGATTATGTCGGTGGTGTCAAGGATCTGACAGATGGTATTATCCGCATTGTTGGCGAACCCGAGCAACGGATCATTCGCGATCCGGTTCGTATGCTCCGGGCGATTCGCCATGCTGCCCGCAACGGCTTCAGCATCGAAGAAAAGACCTTTGAGGCCATCAGTAACCATGTGGAGAAACTGGATCTTTGCCCCACTTCTCGGATCAGAGATGAGCTGCTCAAAGATTTACGTAGCGGTGCCAGCAAGGCTTGGGCTGAGCTGGCTCTTCAAACCGGTGTGTTTTCTACCCTCTTTCCCTTCTACGATGCGTTGTTCCAGGATAAGGATGTAGGGGGAACGGTCCAAGAGGAATTACTGGCTATGCTCAGGGCCTTAGACGCTATCTATCTCCAGGGCAAAGAGAAAGGGCGAGTGCTTCTTGAAGATGCTTTTCTCTTTGCCATCCTGCTTTTCCCTTGGGCCCTGCGACAGTTTGACCTGCTCAATCAGGACCTCAAAGGTGCTGGCTACCATCGCCTGTCCAAGGCGATACGAACTGAACTTGACACCGTTTTTGCCCGTCGCTTAAATCTCAAGCGGGCAATCAAGGATAAAATTACGACCCTGTTTGTGAATATGTCTTCCTTGCAAAAACACAGGAAGAACGATACCTGGCCTGCCTGGTTACGAAAAAAGAGCTATTTCCAAGATTGTTCTCGTTTCTACACCTTGTATCAGGAGGCGATCGCCGGTGAAACTGTCACTGATCTCAAGCAGTTTATTGAAGAATCGCCCAAACCTGCTCAAGAGGCTCAGGAAGCACCTCCGCTCCTTGCTTCTGTGATCAGCGCTCAAACAGAAGATAAACGAAGCGGGGGAGGCAGAAGAGGAAATAATCCAGCCTTTAGTACGGAAAAACACGGTGTATTCGGGCTCCTGAAGGGGTAA
- a CDS encoding nitronate monooxygenase — MKLPELKIGSLTAKIPLIQGGMSIRVSTSALAVPVADCGGIGTIGGSAIPVAELQEDIRKAKSATDGIIAVNIMYAMKNFHNLVMGSIEAGVDMIITGAGFSRDIFKIGKQYNTPIVSIVSSPSFARLAEKLGAAAIVVESAEAGGHLGTDKPLREIFPAIRKVVSKVPLIAAGGISDGFEMAEMMDKYGADGIQIASRFVLSEECSVSQEFKETYLKAQQKDIINVQSPVGMTGRAIKTDFIRRMQEGEDVSPEKCKFKCLKKCSYKYCINDRLMNSCTGDVDNGLVFCGANAYKMTEILPVKEIFRRFVRDAESVYKEKTTPQKKGSTETA; from the coding sequence ATGAAATTACCTGAACTTAAAATAGGATCTCTGACTGCCAAAATACCGCTAATCCAAGGTGGCATGTCTATACGTGTATCCACATCTGCTTTGGCGGTTCCTGTGGCGGACTGCGGCGGGATCGGCACTATAGGTGGTTCTGCAATCCCGGTGGCAGAGCTGCAGGAAGATATCCGAAAAGCCAAGTCCGCTACTGACGGCATTATTGCTGTCAACATCATGTATGCCATGAAGAATTTTCATAATCTGGTCATGGGATCTATTGAGGCTGGAGTGGACATGATTATCACTGGAGCTGGTTTTTCCCGGGATATTTTTAAAATAGGAAAACAATACAACACACCTATTGTCTCCATAGTCTCTTCCCCCTCCTTTGCCCGACTTGCTGAAAAATTAGGTGCTGCTGCCATTGTTGTTGAATCAGCGGAAGCTGGTGGACATCTGGGCACGGACAAACCCCTGCGGGAAATTTTTCCCGCAATCCGCAAAGTAGTTTCTAAGGTTCCCCTCATTGCAGCTGGAGGTATCTCTGATGGCTTTGAGATGGCAGAGATGATGGATAAATACGGTGCTGACGGTATACAGATTGCTTCCCGCTTTGTTCTGAGCGAAGAATGTTCTGTTTCTCAAGAGTTTAAAGAGACCTACCTGAAGGCCCAGCAAAAAGATATTATCAATGTGCAGTCACCGGTGGGCATGACAGGACGAGCCATTAAGACCGATTTTATCAGACGTATGCAAGAAGGCGAGGATGTCTCGCCGGAAAAATGCAAATTCAAATGCCTGAAAAAATGCAGCTATAAATACTGCATTAATGATCGTTTGATGAACTCCTGCACAGGAGATGTTGATAACGGCCTGGTTTTCTGTGGGGCAAATGCCTACAAGATGACAGAAATCTTGCCAGTCAAAGAAATCTTCAGAAGATTTGTCCGTGATGCGGAATCTGTCTATAAGGAAAAGACCACACCACAGAAAAAAGGAAGCACAGAAACTGCCTGA
- the hisS gene encoding histidine--tRNA ligase — protein MLKIKAINGVKDILPEEIIIWQKIEKKARDIFRCFGIHEIRLPILEKTELFTRSIGEATDIVEKEMYTFVDKRITMRPEITASLLRAYVEHGLHVQQPVQRLFSIGPVFRHERPQMGRQRQFHQIDVEIIGAQEPEIDAELMAMGEMFLHQLNLDVSLEINSLGCPECRPDFRKKLIAYLHERSETLCDDCKRRTEKNPLRALDCKQPGCKAAVEDAPSLLDNLCSACEEHFAGVQAQLDRLGVTYKLNRFMVRGLDYYNRTAFEFLTTDLGAQAAVAAGGRYDGLVEELGGPKKTPGIGFAMGMERLFLLIQQQEDQQAEEEGADIFVAALGEKAIHCATPLVHELRKLGLHAAMDYSNRSLKAQMKQAGRLKAGFTLIIGEQELEEGKGILRNMNTQEQSDFSLQEGASELAEVITGIR, from the coding sequence ATGTTGAAAATTAAGGCCATTAACGGAGTCAAAGATATTCTGCCGGAAGAGATTATTATCTGGCAAAAGATAGAAAAAAAAGCACGCGATATTTTTCGTTGTTTCGGTATTCATGAAATTCGTTTGCCGATTTTAGAAAAGACCGAGCTCTTTACTCGCTCCATTGGTGAGGCCACCGATATTGTCGAAAAGGAGATGTATACCTTTGTTGACAAAAGAATTACCATGCGCCCGGAGATTACGGCCTCTTTGTTACGTGCCTATGTTGAGCATGGTCTCCATGTGCAACAGCCTGTGCAGCGACTGTTCAGTATTGGGCCGGTGTTTCGTCACGAGCGTCCGCAGATGGGGCGACAGCGTCAGTTTCATCAGATTGATGTGGAGATTATCGGGGCTCAGGAGCCTGAGATTGATGCCGAGCTCATGGCAATGGGCGAGATGTTCCTGCACCAGCTGAACCTGGACGTGAGCCTTGAGATAAACTCCCTTGGTTGCCCGGAATGCCGTCCTGATTTCCGCAAAAAATTGATTGCCTATCTGCATGAGCGCAGCGAGACGCTCTGCGATGATTGCAAGCGACGGACTGAAAAGAATCCGCTCCGGGCATTAGATTGTAAGCAGCCGGGGTGCAAAGCAGCTGTAGAGGATGCGCCATCTCTTCTGGATAATCTCTGTTCTGCCTGTGAAGAGCATTTTGCCGGGGTGCAGGCGCAACTGGACCGGCTCGGTGTTACCTATAAACTGAACCGTTTTATGGTACGAGGACTGGATTATTATAATCGTACCGCCTTTGAATTTTTGACCACCGATCTCGGGGCCCAGGCTGCTGTGGCCGCAGGTGGGCGCTATGACGGTCTGGTTGAGGAACTCGGTGGTCCGAAAAAGACTCCTGGTATCGGGTTTGCGATGGGAATGGAACGACTGTTTTTGCTGATCCAGCAGCAGGAAGATCAGCAAGCAGAGGAAGAAGGTGCCGACATCTTTGTTGCTGCACTCGGTGAGAAGGCCATTCATTGTGCAACCCCCCTTGTGCATGAGTTGCGTAAGCTCGGGTTGCACGCCGCAATGGATTATAGTAACCGTAGTCTCAAGGCCCAGATGAAGCAGGCTGGTCGTCTTAAGGCTGGGTTTACCCTGATTATCGGCGAACAGGAGCTGGAAGAGGGGAAGGGGATCTTGCGGAATATGAATACCCAGGAGCAGAGCGATTTTTCCTTGCAAGAAGGGGCATCGGAGTTGGCAGAGGTCATTACCGGGATAAGGTAG
- the aspS gene encoding aspartate--tRNA ligase, which produces MESMGALRRTHDCNTLGLDNLDQEVVLMGWVLRRRDHGGVIFIDLRDRYGITQVVFNPEINPDVHAKAHQLRSEWVLAVKGKVERRPGDMANPKLQTGEIEVLVSELRILNTSNTPPFPLDEESEVSDNIRLQYRYLDLRRPEISNNLIMRHKAAQSVRNYLSDNGFLEVETPMLTKSTPEGARDYLVPSRVNAGKFYALPQSPQLFKQLLMMGGMERYFQIVKCFRDEDLRADRQPEFTQIDLELSFVGEEDIMVIAEGMVKEVFAATRGIELNPPFARMTYQEAISRFGNDKPDTRFGLELVDLTEKLRGCGFKVFNTVIDKGGVVKAINAKGCGTFSRKDLDDLTNYAGNFGAKGMAWIKVKEDEWQSPITKFFNEDEIAAMRDALDAEPGDLILFGADSFAVVHQVLSELRLELGRRLGLMDSNVFNFLWVTDFPLVEYDSERKRHVALHHPFTAPFEEDLDLLESEPLKVRSRAYDLVLNGSEVGGGSIRIHSSEMQARMLKVLGIGEEEAKEKFGFLLDALEYGAPPHGGIAFGLDRLMMILTGSSSIRDVIAFPKTQKATCPLTDAPSAVERKQLTELHLRPDWKEEKKE; this is translated from the coding sequence ATGGAATCAATGGGAGCGCTGCGGCGCACACATGACTGTAATACACTTGGCCTGGACAACCTGGATCAGGAAGTCGTCCTGATGGGCTGGGTTCTTCGTCGCCGTGACCACGGCGGGGTTATTTTTATTGACCTGCGCGACCGCTACGGCATTACCCAGGTTGTTTTTAATCCTGAAATCAACCCGGATGTCCATGCCAAGGCGCACCAGCTCCGCTCTGAGTGGGTTTTGGCTGTAAAAGGTAAGGTTGAACGACGCCCTGGTGATATGGCCAACCCCAAGCTGCAAACAGGTGAGATTGAGGTGCTGGTCAGTGAGCTACGTATCCTTAATACCAGTAACACCCCTCCCTTCCCCCTTGATGAGGAGAGCGAGGTCTCTGATAACATCCGCTTGCAATACCGCTATCTCGACCTGAGGCGGCCGGAGATTTCCAATAATCTGATCATGCGGCATAAGGCCGCCCAGTCTGTGCGCAATTACCTGAGCGATAACGGTTTTCTGGAAGTTGAAACGCCCATGCTGACCAAATCCACCCCGGAAGGAGCGCGGGATTATCTGGTGCCCAGTAGGGTGAATGCAGGGAAATTTTATGCCCTGCCGCAGTCACCGCAGCTTTTCAAACAGCTCCTGATGATGGGCGGTATGGAACGCTATTTCCAGATCGTCAAATGTTTCCGCGATGAAGATTTGCGCGCTGATCGTCAGCCCGAATTTACTCAGATCGACCTTGAGCTGAGTTTTGTCGGAGAGGAAGATATCATGGTCATTGCTGAAGGCATGGTGAAAGAGGTCTTTGCGGCAACGCGGGGTATAGAGCTGAACCCGCCTTTTGCCCGTATGACCTATCAGGAGGCCATATCCCGTTTCGGCAATGACAAACCCGACACTCGCTTCGGCCTGGAGTTGGTTGATCTGACCGAAAAACTGCGCGGATGTGGCTTCAAGGTGTTCAACACCGTGATCGATAAGGGTGGAGTGGTTAAGGCAATTAATGCCAAGGGCTGCGGCACATTCTCTCGTAAGGACCTGGATGATCTCACCAATTATGCAGGAAATTTCGGCGCTAAGGGTATGGCCTGGATTAAGGTGAAAGAGGACGAGTGGCAGTCGCCCATCACCAAATTTTTTAATGAAGACGAAATCGCGGCCATGCGCGATGCCCTGGACGCAGAACCGGGCGACCTGATTCTCTTTGGTGCTGATAGTTTTGCAGTGGTGCATCAGGTGCTTTCTGAGCTGCGCCTTGAGCTTGGTCGCCGACTTGGTCTGATGGACAGTAATGTCTTTAATTTCCTCTGGGTGACAGATTTCCCTCTGGTCGAGTACGACAGCGAGCGTAAACGTCACGTTGCCTTGCACCATCCCTTCACCGCGCCTTTTGAGGAAGACCTTGACCTGCTGGAAAGCGAGCCGCTCAAGGTACGCAGTCGGGCCTATGACCTCGTCTTAAATGGCAGTGAGGTTGGTGGCGGTTCTATTCGTATCCACAGCTCGGAGATGCAGGCACGTATGCTCAAGGTGCTTGGTATTGGTGAGGAAGAAGCGAAAGAAAAATTTGGCTTCCTGCTTGATGCGCTGGAGTATGGCGCGCCCCCGCACGGCGGTATCGCCTTTGGTTTGGATCGCCTGATGATGATCCTGACCGGGTCCAGCTCCATTCGTGACGTGATTGCCTTCCCCAAGACCCAGAAGGCTACCTGTCCGCTCACCGATGCGCCTTCTGCGGTTGAGCGTAAGCAACTGACCGAGCTCCATCTCCGTCCTGATTGGAAAGAAGAGAAGAAAGAGTAG
- a CDS encoding rubredoxin has translation MDILKCSMCGYTYNPEVGDEENGVQCGTEWNDLPESWDCPVCNAGKEQFHTQKTCKKVCEKCA, from the coding sequence ATGGATATACTGAAATGCTCAATGTGTGGATACACCTACAACCCAGAAGTTGGTGATGAAGAAAACGGTGTTCAATGCGGAACAGAATGGAATGATCTTCCTGAGAGCTGGGACTGCCCGGTATGTAATGCAGGTAAGGAACAGTTTCATACGCAAAAAACATGCAAAAAAGTATGCGAAAAATGCGCTTAA